A stretch of Manis javanica isolate MJ-LG chromosome 1, MJ_LKY, whole genome shotgun sequence DNA encodes these proteins:
- the RPL26L1 gene encoding ribosomal protein uL24-like isoform X2 → MHSSPAFLPQSASRPQCRPLPTTLWSGMRPTVTMKLNPFVTSDRSKNHKRHFNAPSHVRRKIMSPLSKELRQKYNVRSMPILKDDEVQVVRGHYKGQQIGKVVQVYRKKYVIYIERVQRETANSTTVHVGIHPSKVVITRLKLDKDWKKILEHKAKSRQVGKEKGKYKEELIEKMQE, encoded by the exons ATGCATTCTTCCCCAGCCTTCCTCCCTCAGTCAGCCTCACGGCCCCAGTGCCGCCCTCTCCCCACGACCCTCTGGTCAGGCATGCGCCCC ACGGTCACCATGAAGTTAAACCCCTTCGTGACTTCGGACCGCAGCAAAAACCACAAACGCCACTTTAATGCCCCCTCGCACGTGCGCAGGAAGATCATGTCCCCGCTCTCCAAGGAGCTGCGGCAGAAGTATAACGTCCGCTCCATGCCCATCCTCAAGGATGATGAGGTCCAG GTGGTTCGAGGACACTACAAAGGTCAGCAAATTGGCAAGGTAGTCCAGGTGTACAGAAAGAAGTATGTCATCTACATCGAGCGGGTGCAGCGTGAAACAGCTAACAGCACAACTGTCCACGTGGGCATTCACCCGAGCAAG GTGGTTATCACCAGGCTAAAGCTGGATAAAGATTGGAAAAAAATTCTTGAACACAAAGCCAAATCTCGACAAGTTGGtaaagagaaag
- the RPL26L1 gene encoding ribosomal protein uL24-like isoform X1 has protein sequence MHSSPAFLPQSASRPQCRPLPTTLWSGMRPTVTMKLNPFVTSDRSKNHKRHFNAPSHVRRKIMSPLSKELRQKYNVRSMPILKDDEVQVVRGHYKGQQIGKVVQVYRKKYVIYIERVQRETANSTTVHVGIHPSKEDSRQSRLHFPTTWYPEGERTSLPVTFTLSSWNMLFFLCTPVLYPVL, from the exons ATGCATTCTTCCCCAGCCTTCCTCCCTCAGTCAGCCTCACGGCCCCAGTGCCGCCCTCTCCCCACGACCCTCTGGTCAGGCATGCGCCCC ACGGTCACCATGAAGTTAAACCCCTTCGTGACTTCGGACCGCAGCAAAAACCACAAACGCCACTTTAATGCCCCCTCGCACGTGCGCAGGAAGATCATGTCCCCGCTCTCCAAGGAGCTGCGGCAGAAGTATAACGTCCGCTCCATGCCCATCCTCAAGGATGATGAGGTCCAG GTGGTTCGAGGACACTACAAAGGTCAGCAAATTGGCAAGGTAGTCCAGGTGTACAGAAAGAAGTATGTCATCTACATCGAGCGGGTGCAGCGTGAAACAGCTAACAGCACAACTGTCCACGTGGGCATTCACCCGAGCAAG GAGGATTCCAGGCAGTCCAGGCTTCACTTCCCTACTACGTGGTATCCAGAGGGAGAAAGAACATCTCTTCCTGTGACCTTCACACTCTCCTCATGGaatatgctgttcttcctttgCACTCCAGTTTTATACCCTGTGTTGTAA
- the RPL26L1 gene encoding ribosomal protein uL24-like isoform X3 has protein sequence MHSSPAFLPQSASRPQCRPLPTTLWSGMRPTVTMKLNPFVTSDRSKNHKRHFNAPSHVRRKIMSPLSKELRQKYNVRSMPILKDDEVQVVRGHYKGQQIGKVVQVYRKKYVIYIERVQRETANSTTVHVGIHPSKALSSSRRIPGSPGFTSLLRGIQREKEHLFL, from the exons ATGCATTCTTCCCCAGCCTTCCTCCCTCAGTCAGCCTCACGGCCCCAGTGCCGCCCTCTCCCCACGACCCTCTGGTCAGGCATGCGCCCC ACGGTCACCATGAAGTTAAACCCCTTCGTGACTTCGGACCGCAGCAAAAACCACAAACGCCACTTTAATGCCCCCTCGCACGTGCGCAGGAAGATCATGTCCCCGCTCTCCAAGGAGCTGCGGCAGAAGTATAACGTCCGCTCCATGCCCATCCTCAAGGATGATGAGGTCCAG GTGGTTCGAGGACACTACAAAGGTCAGCAAATTGGCAAGGTAGTCCAGGTGTACAGAAAGAAGTATGTCATCTACATCGAGCGGGTGCAGCGTGAAACAGCTAACAGCACAACTGTCCACGTGGGCATTCACCCGAGCAAG GCTCTGTCTTCAAGCAGGAGGATTCCAGGCAGTCCAGGCTTCACTTCCCTACTACGTGGTATCCAGAGGGAGAAAGAACATCTCTTCCTGTGA
- the RPL26L1 gene encoding ribosomal protein uL24-like isoform X4, translating into MKLNPFVTSDRSKNHKRHFNAPSHVRRKIMSPLSKELRQKYNVRSMPILKDDEVQVVRGHYKGQQIGKVVQVYRKKYVIYIERVQRETANSTTVHVGIHPSKEDSRQSRLHFPTTWYPEGERTSLPVTFTLSSWNMLFFLCTPVLYPVL; encoded by the exons ATGAAGTTAAACCCCTTCGTGACTTCGGACCGCAGCAAAAACCACAAACGCCACTTTAATGCCCCCTCGCACGTGCGCAGGAAGATCATGTCCCCGCTCTCCAAGGAGCTGCGGCAGAAGTATAACGTCCGCTCCATGCCCATCCTCAAGGATGATGAGGTCCAG GTGGTTCGAGGACACTACAAAGGTCAGCAAATTGGCAAGGTAGTCCAGGTGTACAGAAAGAAGTATGTCATCTACATCGAGCGGGTGCAGCGTGAAACAGCTAACAGCACAACTGTCCACGTGGGCATTCACCCGAGCAAG GAGGATTCCAGGCAGTCCAGGCTTCACTTCCCTACTACGTGGTATCCAGAGGGAGAAAGAACATCTCTTCCTGTGACCTTCACACTCTCCTCATGGaatatgctgttcttcctttgCACTCCAGTTTTATACCCTGTGTTGTAA